In Lycorma delicatula isolate Av1 chromosome 10, ASM4794821v1, whole genome shotgun sequence, a genomic segment contains:
- the LOC142331219 gene encoding uncharacterized protein LOC142331219 isoform X2, whose amino-acid sequence MLFDIFSGASGDKSIPAAKKPSDIGMKSGVNTNNNNGTKIGLEEDDDIFGASRNYTTSFCSGRTSRPTMISAKYRQKEERRKVLKISINKLKKIEDPESSLRRSVLINNTMKRLQREAREEKMQKQQSISSSYSRCFASDFLKDDENTNDPVNIQPIRSSEQLVDITNLPEVNTVKSTTKGNGIEDCLGCEETMTDVSESVLSSTTEESSNISRKRPFDDVDDCDVQAVLSQFYMPPTPRMLTSIDDDEDEDVNVVDLDTPCEKRARLDEPSAADRLKSMTRNQQQESSSQDIEHRLTMATSGSDIVSERSSNNNNNTNNNNNSGSFSCGHSSMFNELQSVVYHSLIASLET is encoded by the coding sequence GTGCAAGTGGAGATAAGTCAATCCCAGCAGCCAAGAAACCGtcagatattggaatgaaatctGGCGTAAACACTAATAACAATAACGGCACGAAGATCGGGCTGGAAGAAGATGATGATATCTTCGGCGCTTCAAGAAACTATACGACTAGCTTTTGTAGCGGCCGAACGAGCAGGCCGACCATGATCAGTGCAAAGTACCGACAGAAAGAAGAAAGGAGAAAGGTattgaaaatatctataaataaattaaaaaagatcgaAGATCCTGAAAGTTCTTTAAGAAGATCCgttcttattaataatactatgAAAAGATTACAAAGGGAAGCCAGAGAAGAAAAGATGCAAAAACAACAATCTATATCTTCAAGTTACAGTCGTTGTTTCGCGTCGGACTTCTTGAAAGATGATGAAAATACTAACGATCCGGTGAATATTCAACCGATTCGTTCGTCGGAACAATTAGTGGATATAACAAATCTACCGGAAGTAAATACAGTGAAATCGACGACTAAAGGTAACGGTATAGAAGACTGTTTAGGTTGTGAGGAAACGATGACTGACGTCTCCGAATCCGTTTTATCTTCGACGACCGAAGAAAGTTCAAATATTTCTAGAAAACGACCTTTCGACGACGTCGACGATTGCGATGTTCAAGCCGTATTAAGCCAATTTTATATGCCACCGACTCCACGTATGTTGACATCGATCGACGACGATGAAGATGAAGACGTTAACGTTGTCGATTTAGATACACCGTGCGAGAAAAGAGCTCGTCTCGATGAACCGTCGGCAGCTGATCGTCTTAAAAGTATGACTAGAAATCAACAACAAGAATCTTCTTCTCAGGACATTGAACATCGTTTGACGATGGCGACAAGCGGTAGTGATATCGTCAGTGAACgttctagtaataataataataatactaataataataataatagtggcTCATTTTCATGCGGACATTCTTCCATGTTTAATGAATTACAATCGGTGGTGTACCATAGTTTAATTGCATCACTTGAAACGTAG
- the LOC142331219 gene encoding uncharacterized protein LOC142331219 isoform X1 has protein sequence MQLSVAPSKKGASGDKSIPAAKKPSDIGMKSGVNTNNNNGTKIGLEEDDDIFGASRNYTTSFCSGRTSRPTMISAKYRQKEERRKVLKISINKLKKIEDPESSLRRSVLINNTMKRLQREAREEKMQKQQSISSSYSRCFASDFLKDDENTNDPVNIQPIRSSEQLVDITNLPEVNTVKSTTKGNGIEDCLGCEETMTDVSESVLSSTTEESSNISRKRPFDDVDDCDVQAVLSQFYMPPTPRMLTSIDDDEDEDVNVVDLDTPCEKRARLDEPSAADRLKSMTRNQQQESSSQDIEHRLTMATSGSDIVSERSSNNNNNTNNNNNSGSFSCGHSSMFNELQSVVYHSLIASLET, from the coding sequence GTGCAAGTGGAGATAAGTCAATCCCAGCAGCCAAGAAACCGtcagatattggaatgaaatctGGCGTAAACACTAATAACAATAACGGCACGAAGATCGGGCTGGAAGAAGATGATGATATCTTCGGCGCTTCAAGAAACTATACGACTAGCTTTTGTAGCGGCCGAACGAGCAGGCCGACCATGATCAGTGCAAAGTACCGACAGAAAGAAGAAAGGAGAAAGGTattgaaaatatctataaataaattaaaaaagatcgaAGATCCTGAAAGTTCTTTAAGAAGATCCgttcttattaataatactatgAAAAGATTACAAAGGGAAGCCAGAGAAGAAAAGATGCAAAAACAACAATCTATATCTTCAAGTTACAGTCGTTGTTTCGCGTCGGACTTCTTGAAAGATGATGAAAATACTAACGATCCGGTGAATATTCAACCGATTCGTTCGTCGGAACAATTAGTGGATATAACAAATCTACCGGAAGTAAATACAGTGAAATCGACGACTAAAGGTAACGGTATAGAAGACTGTTTAGGTTGTGAGGAAACGATGACTGACGTCTCCGAATCCGTTTTATCTTCGACGACCGAAGAAAGTTCAAATATTTCTAGAAAACGACCTTTCGACGACGTCGACGATTGCGATGTTCAAGCCGTATTAAGCCAATTTTATATGCCACCGACTCCACGTATGTTGACATCGATCGACGACGATGAAGATGAAGACGTTAACGTTGTCGATTTAGATACACCGTGCGAGAAAAGAGCTCGTCTCGATGAACCGTCGGCAGCTGATCGTCTTAAAAGTATGACTAGAAATCAACAACAAGAATCTTCTTCTCAGGACATTGAACATCGTTTGACGATGGCGACAAGCGGTAGTGATATCGTCAGTGAACgttctagtaataataataataatactaataataataataatagtggcTCATTTTCATGCGGACATTCTTCCATGTTTAATGAATTACAATCGGTGGTGTACCATAGTTTAATTGCATCACTTGAAACGTAG